Proteins encoded in a region of the Brevefilum fermentans genome:
- a CDS encoding 3'-5' exonuclease, whose translation MYPLANPKVIQRARQILAYEPIFIDTETTGFSPQDVVIEVGVVDLHGATLYETLIKPSIPIPEDAIAIHGIREEMVAESPEWEEAWDELQPLLAGRYIGAYNADFDLRLLKQVHSRHGLVWPLDDRQFFCVMKLYAAFYGQISPRGNSYRFHKLEAAGAACGIPLPNSHRAIDDAKLTAALFNHIDNYPA comes from the coding sequence ATGTACCCTCTTGCCAATCCAAAAGTCATCCAACGCGCCCGGCAAATCCTGGCTTATGAACCCATCTTCATCGATACCGAAACGACCGGTTTTTCTCCCCAGGATGTCGTTATCGAGGTGGGCGTGGTGGATTTACACGGTGCAACCCTGTATGAAACCCTGATCAAACCCTCCATACCGATCCCTGAAGATGCCATCGCCATCCACGGGATCAGGGAGGAAATGGTTGCTGAGTCGCCCGAATGGGAAGAAGCCTGGGACGAGTTGCAACCCTTACTGGCGGGGCGCTATATCGGGGCTTACAACGCCGATTTTGATCTACGGTTGTTAAAACAGGTCCACAGCCGTCACGGGTTGGTGTGGCCTCTGGATGACAGGCAGTTTTTCTGCGTGATGAAACTGTATGCAGCCTTTTACGGTCAGATTAGCCCGCGCGGCAACAGTTATCGCTTTCACAAGCTCGAGGCTGCCGGTGCAGCCTGCGGCATCCCATTGCCCAACTCGCATCGCGCCATCGACGATGCCAAATTAACCGCCGCTCTGTTCAACCACATTGACAATTACCCAGCCTGA
- the selD gene encoding selenide, water dikinase SelD has product MSAEALAQVLQPFSNIFNPGHYPNLLIGLESPDDAAVWRLDDGRVLVISTDFFTPVVDDPYDYGAIAAANSLSDVYAMGAMPFLALTVAALPPDLDVSISREIIRGLAEKSAEAGVVIAGGHTINDKEPKIGLVALGFASEDAILRKDALQVGDQLVLTKPIGFGVTTTALKQEQAAPEDIAEVVGWMTRLNRDAALLALQFKLRAATDITGFSFLGHAWEMAEAAQVGLKIRYSAVPFVSCAREHALAWRFPGGAFDNQHYYQQHVSFDPQITDAERVLLFDPQTSGGLLMGVPRADVDAFMAAAKTSKQPAWLIGEVVPGDQIVVVP; this is encoded by the coding sequence CTGAGCGCGGAAGCGCTGGCGCAGGTTCTGCAGCCGTTCTCAAACATCTTCAACCCCGGGCATTATCCCAATTTGCTGATCGGGCTCGAATCGCCCGATGATGCCGCTGTGTGGCGCCTGGACGATGGGCGGGTGCTGGTGATCTCAACGGATTTCTTCACACCCGTAGTGGACGATCCCTATGATTACGGCGCCATCGCGGCTGCCAACAGCCTCTCTGATGTGTATGCCATGGGCGCCATGCCTTTTTTGGCGCTGACCGTCGCTGCGCTGCCGCCCGATTTGGATGTGAGCATCTCTCGCGAGATCATACGCGGCCTGGCAGAGAAATCTGCTGAAGCAGGTGTGGTCATCGCCGGCGGACACACGATCAACGATAAAGAACCCAAGATCGGACTGGTCGCGTTAGGTTTCGCCAGTGAGGATGCCATCCTGCGAAAAGACGCCCTGCAAGTCGGCGACCAGTTGGTGCTGACCAAGCCCATCGGCTTTGGCGTGACCACCACTGCTCTCAAACAGGAACAGGCTGCACCAGAGGATATCGCCGAGGTGGTGGGCTGGATGACGCGCCTCAACCGGGACGCGGCCCTTTTGGCACTCCAATTCAAACTGCGTGCGGCTACAGACATCACCGGTTTCAGCTTCTTGGGTCACGCCTGGGAGATGGCGGAAGCAGCCCAGGTTGGATTGAAGATCCGTTACAGTGCCGTGCCCTTTGTCTCCTGTGCCAGAGAGCATGCCCTGGCCTGGCGTTTCCCTGGTGGCGCTTTTGACAACCAGCACTATTACCAGCAGCATGTGTCTTTTGACCCCCAAATCACCGACGCGGAACGGGTCTTGCTGTTTGACCCTCAAACCAGCGGCGGTTTGTTGATGGGCGTCCCCCGGGCGGACGTGGACGCCTTTATGGCGGCAGCCAAAACCAGCAAACAGCCTGCCTGGCTGATCGGTGAGGTCGTCCCGGGTGATCAAATTGTAGTTGTTCCCTGA
- a CDS encoding CAP domain-containing protein yields the protein MATKAIFKVKCLPAKAYRRQLHNTFWVVVLLISLVLLVFGTPEPGRAQAGAPYEVLAEINGLRVANGLEPLVENQYLNLAAQNHADWIASTLQGGHTGAGGSTPADRALAVGYGGGATVSVTENWARGPGLTAHACVYTMWAPSSAHINNMLTTWHNEFGAGVALDSQGMTVYVVKFGHVIGSAPPPRTSVPSGPTGTPAPLIQPIATAQANPDGSVIHIVQFGQTLWGIAEAYQINMVALLEQNYLTEDAAIFPGQKLLIVPAGSGTGTESVKNLGEETTPTPTKEPTSTPTLTRTPFPTRTVITATPIPEPNPSGQFFINLFNGDTLGIGISLVVVSLLGLALLWFTSSRLK from the coding sequence ATGGCGACGAAAGCAATATTTAAGGTGAAATGCCTTCCTGCTAAGGCTTATCGACGACAACTTCACAACACCTTTTGGGTGGTTGTTCTGCTGATCAGCCTGGTTTTACTTGTTTTCGGCACGCCTGAGCCTGGGCGCGCACAGGCCGGCGCTCCATACGAGGTGCTAGCAGAGATCAACGGCCTGCGCGTTGCCAACGGCCTGGAACCCCTGGTTGAAAACCAGTATTTGAACCTGGCTGCTCAGAACCATGCAGATTGGATCGCTTCTACCTTGCAGGGAGGGCATACTGGCGCAGGCGGCAGCACACCCGCAGATCGGGCGCTGGCGGTCGGCTACGGCGGTGGGGCGACGGTCAGCGTCACCGAGAACTGGGCGCGCGGCCCGGGACTGACTGCCCACGCTTGTGTTTATACGATGTGGGCTCCCTCATCAGCGCACATCAACAACATGCTCACCACCTGGCACAATGAGTTTGGTGCCGGTGTCGCCCTGGACAGCCAGGGGATGACGGTATATGTGGTCAAATTTGGACATGTGATCGGCAGTGCTCCACCACCGAGAACATCGGTGCCCAGCGGACCGACCGGCACCCCCGCGCCTCTGATCCAACCGATTGCCACTGCTCAGGCAAACCCTGACGGCTCGGTGATTCACATCGTGCAGTTCGGGCAGACCCTGTGGGGCATTGCTGAGGCTTACCAGATTAACATGGTCGCGCTATTGGAACAAAACTATCTCACCGAGGATGCAGCCATATTTCCTGGTCAGAAGCTGTTGATTGTGCCTGCTGGTAGCGGAACAGGCACGGAAAGCGTCAAAAACCTGGGGGAAGAGACCACCCCTACGCCCACAAAAGAACCGACTTCCACGCCAACCCTGACGCGCACACCCTTTCCGACCCGCACGGTAATCACCGCCACGCCGATCCCGGAGCCCAACCCGAGCGGTCAATTCTTTATAAATCTCTTCAACGGGGACACGCTGGGAATTGGCATTAGTTTGGTGGTGGTGAGTCTGCTCGGGCTTGCATTGCTATGGTTTACGTCGTCGCGGCTGAAGTAA
- a CDS encoding GIY-YIG nuclease family protein: MPEERPPQNRFYCYMVRCANHAYYTGWTTDPLRRIVEHNAGRGARYTRMHGPVELVYVEEVENHIAALKREAQIKKFSHARKAALAAENPLPEAFRS; encoded by the coding sequence GTGCCTGAAGAACGACCCCCTCAAAATCGTTTTTACTGCTATATGGTGCGCTGCGCCAATCATGCTTATTACACGGGCTGGACCACGGATCCCCTGCGCCGGATTGTCGAACACAATGCCGGACGGGGTGCGCGCTACACTCGCATGCATGGCCCGGTTGAGCTGGTGTATGTTGAAGAGGTGGAGAATCATATTGCTGCGCTCAAACGTGAAGCACAGATCAAAAAATTTTCACATGCCCGCAAAGCAGCGCTGGCTGCCGAAAATCCGCTGCCGGAAGCCTTCAGGTCATAA
- a CDS encoding site-2 protease family protein, translating into MLFNLSVPVLISRIITLLIAFTVHEFAHAATADALGDSTPRLHGRLTLNPLAHLDMMGTITLLFAGFGWAKPVPINPYELRRKTSAGVMLVSIAGPVSNLLLALIAAIPLRWAPLTMSSGPILPGAGAFLLEFLYINLALFLFNLIPLAPLDGEKVITYFLPKHWATFYDRIRPYSPLILLAIIFVLPIFGLDLIYLVIRKPLMGLTRFLINW; encoded by the coding sequence ATGCTATTCAATCTTTCCGTTCCGGTCCTGATCTCCCGCATCATCACCCTGCTGATCGCGTTCACGGTCCACGAATTTGCTCACGCCGCCACAGCAGACGCCCTGGGCGATAGCACCCCCCGCCTTCATGGCAGGCTGACCCTCAATCCCCTGGCGCACCTGGACATGATGGGCACGATTACCCTGTTGTTTGCCGGCTTTGGCTGGGCTAAGCCCGTGCCGATCAATCCCTATGAGCTGCGGCGCAAAACCAGTGCGGGGGTGATGCTGGTCTCGATTGCCGGACCGGTCTCTAACCTTTTGCTGGCGTTGATCGCAGCCATCCCATTGCGTTGGGCGCCGTTGACGATGAGCAGCGGACCGATCCTACCCGGCGCGGGCGCGTTCTTGCTGGAATTCCTGTACATCAACCTGGCGCTGTTCCTGTTCAACCTGATCCCCCTGGCACCCCTCGACGGCGAAAAGGTGATTACCTACTTCCTGCCCAAACACTGGGCGACGTTTTACGATCGCATCCGTCCTTACAGCCCGTTGATCCTGCTGGCGATCATCTTCGTGCTACCCATATTCGGCCTCGACCTGATCTACCTGGTCATTCGCAAACCTTTGATGGGTTTGACACGCTTTTTGATCAACTGGTGA
- the msrP gene encoding protein-methionine-sulfoxide reductase catalytic subunit MsrP produces the protein MKNKNIRSVPVDPDEVTPQALYLSRRKFIKGMGLAALGALLASCEPRIRSLIDSPGSPTNPPDTLTSYDDITNYVNFYEYTVNKNRVAELAQGFVTDPWSLEVGGMVENPHSFSMEEMRANFIQEERIYRMRCVEGWSMVIPWLGFPLHKLLAEVKPLPGARYVSFTTVMDPEHMPGLNSEFFFFPYLEGLRLDEAQHDLTLLATGLYGEPLPPQNGAPIRLVVPWKYGFKSIKSLVSITLVADQPPTFWNTFAPHEYGFYANVNPAVDHPRWSQATEVRIGENSRRDTLLMNGYAGEVMPLYKGMDLKVNF, from the coding sequence ATGAAAAACAAAAACATCCGTTCCGTTCCCGTTGATCCCGATGAGGTTACCCCGCAGGCGCTCTACCTGTCACGCAGAAAATTTATAAAGGGCATGGGCTTAGCTGCCCTGGGTGCCCTTCTGGCTAGTTGTGAGCCACGCATCAGGAGCCTGATCGACAGCCCTGGCAGCCCAACGAACCCGCCTGACACACTCACCAGTTATGACGATATCACGAATTATGTCAATTTTTACGAGTATACGGTCAACAAAAACAGGGTAGCGGAGCTTGCCCAGGGTTTCGTCACCGACCCCTGGTCGCTTGAGGTCGGCGGCATGGTGGAGAACCCGCACAGTTTCAGCATGGAAGAGATGCGGGCTAACTTCATCCAGGAGGAGCGTATCTACCGCATGCGTTGCGTGGAGGGCTGGTCGATGGTCATTCCCTGGCTGGGATTCCCGCTGCATAAACTGCTGGCGGAGGTCAAACCCTTGCCAGGTGCACGCTATGTATCATTTACAACGGTTATGGACCCGGAACACATGCCGGGCCTTAATTCTGAGTTCTTTTTCTTTCCGTATTTGGAAGGACTGCGCCTGGATGAAGCTCAGCACGATCTGACCCTGCTGGCAACCGGGCTGTATGGTGAACCCCTGCCGCCCCAAAACGGCGCACCGATTCGCCTGGTGGTGCCCTGGAAATATGGTTTTAAGAGCATCAAATCCTTGGTGAGCATCACCCTGGTTGCCGATCAGCCGCCCACATTTTGGAATACCTTTGCTCCGCATGAATATGGGTTTTATGCCAACGTCAACCCGGCGGTAGACCATCCTCGCTGGTCGCAGGCAACGGAAGTGCGCATTGGGGAAAACAGCCGGCGGGATACCTTGTTGATGAACGGCTATGCCGGGGAGGTCATGCCGCTGTACAAGGGAATGGACCTGAAAGTGAATTTCTGA
- a CDS encoding class I SAM-dependent DNA methyltransferase — protein MSIYQRFALFYQRGPYLRFSQELAESVVPEYLDLINFHPVDLLDIACGEGSFAVVMAAAGYRVSGVDQSAEMIALARERARLASIQVDFSVEDMRNLQFVEEFDLVTCFFDSLNYLLTVRDLQAAFHGVFAALRPGGYFIFDMNTVHGLVVNWMREKTYVQNETDDFIEYHRHEFDYENLIATVEITIFSRSSGELWERIQETHRERGYPIADLQFLLTETGFKIEAIYGSLSRRTELQVDSSRVFFVVQKPT, from the coding sequence ATGTCAATTTATCAGCGTTTTGCACTCTTTTACCAGCGCGGCCCTTACCTGCGCTTTTCCCAGGAACTGGCGGAGTCCGTGGTGCCGGAATACCTGGATCTGATCAATTTCCACCCGGTTGATCTGCTCGATATCGCCTGTGGTGAGGGCAGCTTTGCCGTCGTGATGGCGGCAGCGGGGTATCGGGTTAGCGGGGTTGATCAATCGGCAGAGATGATCGCCCTGGCGCGAGAACGCGCCCGCTTAGCGAGCATCCAGGTGGATTTTTCAGTCGAGGACATGCGCAATCTGCAGTTCGTTGAAGAATTTGACCTGGTGACCTGTTTTTTTGACAGTTTGAACTATCTGCTGACGGTGAGAGATCTGCAGGCTGCCTTTCATGGCGTATTTGCAGCCCTCAGACCGGGCGGTTACTTCATCTTTGATATGAACACGGTTCACGGGTTGGTTGTGAATTGGATGCGCGAAAAAACCTATGTACAGAATGAAACGGATGATTTTATTGAATACCATCGGCATGAATTTGATTATGAGAATCTGATTGCCACCGTGGAAATCACCATTTTTAGCAGGTCATCCGGTGAGCTGTGGGAACGCATCCAGGAGACCCATCGCGAGCGCGGCTACCCGATAGCCGACCTGCAATTTCTTTTGACTGAAACCGGGTTTAAAATTGAAGCGATTTATGGTTCTTTGAGTAGGCGCACTGAGCTGCAGGTCGATTCTTCCCGGGTATTTTTTGTTGTTCAAAAACCAACCTGA
- a CDS encoding M20/M25/M40 family metallo-hydrolase — protein MIDLLTHLKEMLSAAGLSGFESPIRKIVQEAWAPLTDELTVSKIGSLHGLKTGKGEQPRKRVMISAHMDAIGMMVTGIHDGLMRFTEIGGIDHRILPGQLVTVHGREDLPGVVVQPPAYLLPEGDSDGPVEMKYLLVDVGLRPDEVAQKVRVGDIISFAQEPLELTGDALAGHTLDNRVSVAATTLCLEELKSREHHWDVWAVASAQEEETLGGALTSPFDIRPDIAIVIDVCFARGPGSSDWRSLPYGKGVGLGYGPNIHPALFQLFEDKAKELEIPYHRDLMPRMSGTDAMAIQVVEEGIPCMVLGIPLRYMHTPVETVSLKDIRRAGRLMAAVIADLAPDALEHIKWEE, from the coding sequence ATGATTGATTTATTAACACACCTTAAAGAAATGTTGTCTGCAGCCGGGCTTTCAGGTTTTGAAAGCCCAATCCGCAAAATTGTGCAGGAAGCCTGGGCTCCGCTCACCGACGAATTGACGGTGAGCAAAATTGGCAGCCTGCACGGTTTGAAAACTGGCAAGGGAGAGCAGCCCAGAAAACGGGTGATGATCTCGGCGCACATGGATGCTATTGGCATGATGGTGACGGGTATCCATGATGGCTTGATGCGCTTTACTGAAATCGGGGGGATTGATCATCGCATTTTGCCGGGTCAATTGGTGACCGTTCACGGGCGGGAGGATCTGCCCGGCGTGGTAGTCCAGCCGCCCGCATACTTGCTTCCCGAAGGAGACAGCGACGGCCCGGTGGAGATGAAATACCTGCTCGTCGATGTGGGGTTACGTCCGGATGAGGTTGCACAAAAAGTCCGGGTTGGCGACATCATCTCCTTTGCCCAGGAACCCCTGGAATTAACCGGCGATGCGCTCGCCGGGCACACCCTGGATAACCGGGTTTCCGTCGCTGCAACCACTTTGTGTCTGGAGGAACTGAAAAGCCGAGAGCATCACTGGGATGTATGGGCGGTAGCCTCCGCCCAGGAAGAGGAAACCCTGGGCGGCGCGTTGACCTCGCCCTTTGATATCCGTCCCGATATCGCCATTGTGATTGACGTCTGCTTTGCCAGGGGCCCGGGTTCCTCCGATTGGCGCAGCCTTCCCTATGGCAAGGGCGTCGGCCTGGGTTATGGACCGAACATCCACCCGGCTTTATTCCAGCTTTTCGAGGATAAAGCCAAGGAATTGGAGATCCCCTATCATCGAGATTTAATGCCCAGAATGTCTGGCACAGATGCGATGGCCATCCAGGTGGTGGAAGAAGGGATCCCCTGCATGGTGCTGGGCATCCCGCTACGGTATATGCACACGCCAGTTGAAACGGTTTCACTTAAGGATATCCGCCGGGCTGGGCGGTTGATGGCAGCCGTCATCGCTGACCTGGCGCCGGATGCCCTTGAGCACATCAAATGGGAAGAGTGA
- a CDS encoding M42 family metallopeptidase, which yields MTKTNNQPTGQAPEIGASQIELLKKLCNATAVSGDEHAVRQIVLEEIKGIADEVTVDALGNVLATKLGRGENRVRVMLAAHMDEIGFMIVNKQDDGLFEFERIGGIDERQLPGKSVLVGREGLPGVIGAKPIHMTTPSERKNTIETSALRIDLGPEIGDRVKPGDRATFATRFEVVGPSIRAKALDDRLGVATLIELLKHAPEQIDLLAAFTVQEEVGLRGARVAAYAFNPDMAIAVDATPAYDLPHWDDDDENDRYNTRLDAGPAVYVLDAATIPDRRLVNWLVETAEQAEIPCQLRQPGGGGTDAGAIHKVRSGIPSVSVSVPIRYAHTAVSLARLDDWVHTLRLLHTALGRVTPDLLAVERRG from the coding sequence ATGACCAAGACGAATAATCAACCAACGGGACAGGCGCCAGAAATCGGCGCCAGCCAGATCGAGTTATTGAAAAAATTATGTAATGCCACGGCTGTTTCGGGCGATGAGCATGCCGTTCGCCAGATTGTACTGGAGGAGATCAAGGGGATCGCTGACGAAGTCACCGTGGACGCACTGGGAAACGTCCTGGCGACCAAATTGGGCCGCGGTGAGAATCGGGTGCGGGTGATGCTGGCCGCTCATATGGATGAGATTGGCTTCATGATCGTTAACAAGCAGGACGATGGGCTGTTTGAATTTGAACGCATTGGCGGCATTGATGAACGCCAGCTACCCGGTAAGTCCGTCCTGGTTGGGCGGGAAGGTCTTCCAGGCGTAATCGGCGCCAAACCGATCCACATGACCACCCCCTCTGAACGTAAAAACACAATTGAAACCTCCGCCCTGCGCATCGACCTCGGTCCTGAGATTGGCGACAGGGTTAAACCCGGCGACCGGGCGACCTTTGCCACCCGTTTTGAGGTGGTCGGGCCGAGCATCCGGGCAAAAGCCCTGGACGATCGGCTGGGTGTGGCAACCTTGATTGAACTGCTCAAACACGCGCCGGAGCAGATTGACCTGCTGGCAGCCTTCACCGTCCAGGAGGAAGTTGGTCTGCGCGGCGCCCGGGTGGCGGCTTATGCCTTCAACCCGGATATGGCAATAGCTGTGGATGCCACCCCGGCGTATGACCTGCCACACTGGGATGACGATGACGAAAACGACCGCTATAATACCCGCCTGGATGCGGGTCCGGCTGTCTATGTGCTGGATGCCGCCACAATCCCCGACCGGCGTCTGGTGAACTGGCTGGTTGAAACTGCAGAGCAGGCTGAAATTCCGTGCCAGTTACGGCAACCCGGCGGAGGCGGAACGGATGCGGGTGCCATCCACAAAGTACGCAGCGGCATTCCCAGCGTTTCTGTTTCGGTGCCCATCCGTTATGCCCATACAGCGGTCAGTTTGGCGCGTCTGGACGATTGGGTCCATACCCTGAGGCTCTTGCACACTGCACTGGGCAGGGTTACCCCTGATCTGCTGGCTGTCGAGCGGCGGGGCTGA
- a CDS encoding M42 family metallopeptidase has product MKSLIKQLVETPGPSGFEYAIRDVIREAVADYADEIRVDALGSLIAKKGTKTDEGMRVMISAHIDEIGLMATHIDEKGFVRFTNIGGVSPLTCVGGRVLFMDGTRGVIGVDGIGYGKMPKLSDLFIDVGATSKEDCPVKVGDVCGFERPFMDLGKRMVAKSMDDRIAAAVAIEAMKRLTSTPHEVHFVFSTQEEVGLRGATTAAYGVDPQVGFAIDVTRSGDTPRTNPKMATALGDGVAIKVRDASFIADPRLVDWMVKSAQEAGIPYQLEVLEAGGTDGRAIQLTRSGVPTGCISIACRYIHSPSEMVDSDDVENAVRLLVKLLSDPIILE; this is encoded by the coding sequence ATGAAATCCTTAATTAAACAACTTGTTGAAACACCCGGACCTTCCGGTTTTGAATATGCCATCCGTGATGTGATCCGCGAAGCCGTCGCGGATTATGCCGACGAAATCCGTGTGGATGCCCTGGGCAGCTTAATTGCCAAAAAGGGCACCAAAACGGATGAGGGCATGCGGGTGATGATCTCTGCGCATATCGATGAGATCGGATTGATGGCGACACATATTGATGAGAAGGGCTTTGTGCGCTTCACCAATATCGGCGGCGTATCACCGTTAACATGTGTTGGCGGAAGGGTGCTGTTCATGGATGGCACCCGGGGTGTGATCGGTGTTGACGGGATCGGATATGGCAAAATGCCCAAGCTGAGCGACCTTTTTATCGATGTGGGAGCTACCAGCAAAGAGGATTGCCCAGTGAAGGTGGGCGATGTGTGCGGGTTTGAGCGTCCCTTCATGGACCTGGGCAAGCGCATGGTGGCTAAGTCGATGGACGATCGCATCGCTGCCGCCGTGGCGATTGAGGCGATGAAACGGCTGACCAGCACACCCCACGAGGTGCACTTTGTGTTCAGCACCCAGGAGGAAGTGGGTTTGCGCGGCGCCACTACCGCTGCCTATGGCGTCGACCCGCAAGTGGGCTTTGCCATTGACGTGACCCGCAGCGGCGACACCCCCCGCACCAACCCGAAGATGGCAACAGCCCTGGGCGATGGGGTCGCGATTAAAGTGCGCGATGCCAGCTTTATTGCCGACCCGCGCTTGGTGGATTGGATGGTTAAATCTGCGCAGGAGGCAGGTATTCCTTATCAATTGGAAGTGCTTGAGGCTGGCGGAACCGATGGGCGCGCCATTCAATTGACCCGCAGCGGCGTTCCCACCGGCTGTATCTCGATTGCCTGCCGTTATATCCATTCACCATCAGAGATGGTAGACTCTGATGATGTAGAAAATGCGGTTCGGTTATTGGTTAAACTGCTTAGCGATCCAATCATTTTAGAATAA
- a CDS encoding extracellular solute-binding protein, with protein MKRIKFFLGIGLLLSLLLSACDSLPFDLPWLNADEQVSSTPTETVEEITPTPDVSHEVEEPPAPITSLTVWVPPDMDPELGTGASQRFSNRLEAFSDAHGGIEINVRVKAASGAGGLLDALTASSIAAPGSLPDLVALTRTDLETAALKGLVFPMDGMTEIPDDTDWYGFTRDMALIQGSTFGLPFAADAMTLVYRPETITEFPQTWSALFEEDLVLAFPAEHDQALFPMTMYLAEGGALQDSQRRPQLELSPLTEVLRLFEQGVQAETFPEWLNQYQTAGQVWTAFKEGQVDLAVIWASYYLQELPPDAMIAPLLPGSQQLISLGTGLSWALATPEEHRQQLAVELAEFLVQADYLADWTREAGYLPPRPSSLEGWSNQKIRTTLSQIEVTTLLRPPNEVILTLGPFLRDGSRQVLQGLVDPAQAAQQVIENLGE; from the coding sequence TTGAAAAGGATTAAGTTTTTTCTCGGGATTGGGTTGTTGTTGAGTCTGCTGCTTTCGGCTTGCGACAGCCTGCCATTTGACCTCCCCTGGTTAAACGCTGACGAACAGGTTTCCAGCACGCCGACAGAAACGGTTGAGGAAATCACGCCCACACCTGATGTGAGCCATGAGGTCGAAGAACCCCCGGCACCGATCACCAGTCTGACGGTGTGGGTCCCGCCGGATATGGATCCCGAACTGGGTACCGGGGCCAGCCAACGCTTTTCCAACCGTTTGGAAGCCTTCTCTGATGCACACGGAGGAATTGAGATCAACGTGCGGGTCAAGGCGGCGAGTGGCGCGGGTGGACTGCTGGATGCACTCACTGCCAGCAGCATCGCCGCGCCCGGGTCTTTGCCGGATTTGGTCGCCCTCACGCGGACTGATCTGGAAACCGCGGCGCTGAAGGGCCTGGTCTTTCCAATGGATGGAATGACCGAAATACCGGACGACACGGATTGGTACGGTTTTACCCGCGACATGGCTTTGATCCAGGGCAGCACCTTTGGCCTTCCCTTTGCAGCCGATGCGATGACCCTGGTTTACCGCCCCGAAACAATCACAGAGTTTCCACAAACTTGGTCTGCCCTGTTTGAAGAAGACCTTGTGCTGGCTTTCCCAGCAGAGCACGACCAGGCGCTTTTCCCGATGACTATGTACCTGGCTGAGGGAGGTGCGCTGCAGGATTCTCAGCGCAGACCCCAGCTCGAGCTCTCCCCCCTGACGGAAGTTCTGCGGCTATTTGAACAGGGTGTTCAAGCCGAGACCTTTCCGGAGTGGTTGAACCAGTACCAGACAGCTGGTCAGGTTTGGACTGCTTTCAAGGAGGGCCAGGTGGATTTGGCTGTCATCTGGGCTTCTTATTATCTGCAGGAGTTGCCCCCCGATGCGATGATTGCCCCGCTTTTACCGGGCTCGCAGCAGCTTATTTCACTGGGAACAGGGCTCAGCTGGGCGCTGGCTACACCGGAAGAACACCGGCAGCAACTGGCGGTAGAGCTGGCAGAGTTCCTGGTGCAGGCGGATTATCTGGCGGATTGGACCAGGGAGGCTGGATATCTCCCCCCGCGACCGTCTTCGCTGGAAGGGTGGTCAAACCAGAAAATTCGCACAACGCTCAGTCAGATTGAGGTGACAACACTTCTGCGCCCGCCAAACGAGGTTATTCTTACCCTGGGACCTTTCCTCCGGGATGGAAGCCGGCAGGTTTTGCAAGGTCTGGTTGACCCGGCTCAGGCTGCTCAGCAGGTCATTGAAAATTTGGGTGAATAA
- a CDS encoding carboxymuconolactone decarboxylase family protein, whose protein sequence is MVDRLEEFQNYRQKMNTRITEINHLGIKRFFNLDTRAYEDGVLSRKEKELLGLVASMVLRCNDCIDYHILQCVDTGWSDEELYEAFNVSLVVGGSIVIPHLRHAVETLDLYRAQKLLE, encoded by the coding sequence ATGGTAGACCGCCTGGAAGAATTCCAGAATTATCGTCAAAAAATGAACACGCGCATTACCGAGATTAACCACTTGGGAATCAAGCGGTTTTTCAACCTGGACACTCGTGCTTATGAAGACGGCGTTTTGAGCAGGAAAGAAAAAGAGTTGTTAGGCTTGGTGGCTTCCATGGTGCTGCGTTGCAATGATTGTATCGATTATCACATTTTGCAGTGTGTGGATACGGGTTGGAGCGACGAAGAACTTTACGAGGCGTTTAATGTCAGCCTGGTGGTGGGTGGAAGCATTGTCATTCCACATTTACGCCACGCTGTGGAGACCCTGGACCTTTACCGGGCGCAAAAGCTTTTAGAGTGA